Proteins encoded in a region of the Uloborus diversus isolate 005 chromosome 1, Udiv.v.3.1, whole genome shotgun sequence genome:
- the LOC129226341 gene encoding venom phosphodiesterase-like — translation MISLDGFRADYLQRNFAPTIRNLSECGTKARFMHPVFPSKTFPNHFSQVTGLYPETHGIIDNQMFDPEKGEEFVVGKLNILKPFWWQREPIWVTAVKQGKKSACLYWPGSEVAINGTHPTYYKTYSSKLSFEDRVDQVLRWLDMPPKSRPDFINMHFSQPDAAGHFFGPDSDEVNYALKIVDDVIARLVLGLQWRNLTGCVDMIISSDHGMSDVRCNRSINVENFVNITKCDYIFGSIGRIRPKANQSQTEMISKLQCRSEHMRAYAKEQLPVRFHFVDNARIEPIFIDMDARWTVINNGLEEEQKVCNGGTHGYDNLFPDMGALFVAYGPSFKQHYTSPPFINTELYEMLCELLDIVPNPNNGTKGSLHHMLNSPRLLPPQTEPNPPLTAEIPKEDMEYKFRVYAAYCPGYEVNKTKDMDEKTAREKRDLHMPFGIPFDAEDNSTLRLLLNEDYISAFDVKYRLPMWTSFTLHGQKNISEKDDIAWIGDPRISFMSTPQCTDYDSKPVKRLSILQRPLYSPNFSDPPVKEQAARVTNSIPKSLNHTNILEKELNDILRQKVEKEGQLNVVMGPAFDFSATGIRPHIGVIMRSHERTGPLVVPTHIFVVTTWCTEKVQKLKECNPTHLETLAYLLPNMPFPDNCEPGKSIIERNVARVVDVEKLTGISFFTGLPIYEAIRLRARMPDAQSIHK, via the exons ggtttATATCCTGAAACCCACGGAATCATTGACAATCAAATGTTTGATCCAGAAAAAGGAGAAGAATTCGTAGTTGGAAAGCTGAACATTTTAAAGCCATTTTGGTGGCAAAGAGAACCT ATTTGGGTCACTGCTGTGAAACAGGGGAAAAAGTCAGCATGCTTGTATTGGCCAGGATCAGAAGTTGCCATAAATGGTACTCACCCAACTTATTACAAAACTTACAGCTC GAAACTTTCATTTGAAGATAGAGTAGATCAAGTGCTTAGGTGGTTGGATATGCCACCTAAATCGAGACCGGATTTCATAAACATGCATTTCAGCCAACCAGATGCTGCTGGTCATTTTTTTGGACCTGACTCTGATGAA gtaaattatgcattgaagatagttgatgacgtcatagcacgTTTGGTTCTGGGATTGCAGTGGAGAAATTTGACCGGTTGTGTTGATATGATAATATCTTCAGACCATG GTATGTCAGATGTTCGCTGCAACCGTTcaataaatgttgaaaatttcgTTAACATCACTAAATGTGATTACATTTTTGGATCCATTGGGAGGATTAGGCCAAAAGCAAACCAAAGCCAAA CTGAAATGATTTCCAAGCTCCAATGTCGCAGCGAGCACATGCGAGCATACGCCAAGGAACAACTGCCTGTCAGATTTCATTTTGTTGACAATGCCAGAATCGAGCCGATATTTATAGACATGGACGCAAGATGGACTGTCATAAA caatggTTTGGAAGAAGAACAGAAAGTTTGCAATGGTGGAACTCATGGATATGATAATCTTTTCCCTGACATggga GCTCTTTTCGTAGCTTATGGCCCATCTTTTAAGCAGCATTACACCTCACCACCCTTCATTAATACCGAGTTGTATGAAATGCTTTGTG AGCTGCTTGACATTGTTCCAAACCCCAACAATGGAACGAAAGGAAGCTTACACCACATGTTGAACTCACCACGATTGCTTCCACCGCAGACTGAACCAAATCCTCCTCTTACTGCAGAAATTCCAAAGGAAGACATGGAATATAAGTTTCGAGTGTATGCTGCTTACTGTCCTGGTTATGAg GTTAACAAAACTAAAGATATGGACGAAAAGACCGCAAGAGAAAAACGAGACTTGCACATGCCTTTTGGTATTCCGTTCGATGCTGAAGATAATTCAACTCTTCGTTTACTACTTAACGAAGATTATATTTCGGCATTCGATGTGAAATATCGCTTGCCAATGTGGACGTCCTTTACTCTTCATGGTCAG AAAAACATTAGTGAAAAGGATGACATCGCTTGGATAGGAGATCCACGAATTTCATTCATGAGTACACCGCAATGCACCGATTACGATTCGAAACCAGTGAAAAGATTATCGATTTTGCAAAGGCCCCTGTATTCACCAA ATTTTTCCGATCCTCCGGTCAAAGAACAAGCAGCCCGTGTCACTAATTCTATTCCAAAATCTTTAAATCATAcgaatattttagaaaaagagtTAAATGACATCCTGAGGCAAAAAGTGGAGAAAGAAGGACAGCTTAATGTAGTGATGGGTCCTGCTTTTGACTTCAGTGCGACGGGCATCAGACCTCATATCGGAGTTATTAT GAGATCCCATGAAAGAACAGGGCCTTTAGTGGTGCCAACTCACATTTTCGTCGTCACAACGTGGTGCACTGAGAAGGTGCAAAAACTGAAAGAGTGCAATCCCACACATTTAGAGACCCTTGCGTATTTGCTGCCAAATATGCCGTTTCCAGATAACTGTGAA CCGGGAAAATCGATTATAGAAAGAAATGTTGCGAGAGTCGTTGATGTAGAAAAGTTGACTGGTATTTCCTTTTTCACTGGGCTCCCTATATACGAAGCAATACGATTAAGAGCAAGGATGCCAGATGCACAAAGTATACACAAATGA